A genomic stretch from Budorcas taxicolor isolate Tak-1 chromosome 15, Takin1.1, whole genome shotgun sequence includes:
- the LOC128060515 gene encoding olfactory receptor 2AG2-like: protein MEHWNFTLGSGFILMGILNDSLSPELICATVTVLYMLALTSNGFLLLAITTDARLHVPMYLLLGQLSLMDLLFTSVVTPKAFVDYLLSENTISFVGCALQMFLALTLGGAEDLLLAFMAYDRYVAICHPLNYMVLMRPRVCWLMVTTSWVLASLSALGHTLYTMHFPFCMSQEISHLLCEIPPLLKLACADTSRYELMVYVTGVTFLLLPLSAIVSSYTLILLTVLHMPSNEGRRKALVTCSSHLTVVGMFYGAATFMYVLPSSLHSPKQDNIISVFYTIVTPALNPLIYSLKNKEVMGALRRVLGKHIL, encoded by the coding sequence ATGGAGCACTGGAACTTCACTCTGGGAAGTGGCTTCATATTGATGGGGATTCTGAATGACAGTTTGTCTCCTGAGCTGATCTGTGCTACAGTCACAGTCCTGTACATGCTGGCCCTCACCAGCAATGGCTTTCTGCTCCTGGCCATCACAACGGATGCCCGGCTCCATGTGCCCATGTACCTCCTGCTTGGGCAGCTCTCTCTCATGGACCTCCTCTTCACATCTGTTGTCACTCCCAAGGCCTTCGTGGATTATCTGCTCAGTGAAAACACCATCTCCTTCGTGGGTTGTGCCCTTCAGATGTTCCTGGCACTGACCCTGGGTGGTGCAGAGGACCTCCTACTGGCCTTCATGGCCTATGACAGGTATGTGGCCATTTGTCATCCTCTGAACTACATGGTCCTCATGAGGCCGAGAGTTTGCTGGCTCATGGTGACCACATCCTGGGTCCTGGCTTCCCTGAGTGCTCTAGGACATACCTTGTACACCATGCACTTCCCTTTCTGCATGTCCCAGGAGATCAGCCACCTGCTCTGTGAGATTCCACCTCTGTTGAAGTTGGCCTGTGCAGATACTTCCAGGTATGAACTCATGGTGTATGTGACAGGTGTGACTTTCCTCTTGCTCCCCCTTTCTGCCATTGTTTCCTCCTACACACTAATCCTGCTTACTGTGCTCCACATGCCCTCAAATGAAGGGAGGCGGAAAGCCCTGGTCACCTGCTCTTCCCACCTGACTGTGGTCGGGATGTTCTATGGAGCGGCCACATTCATGTATGTTCTGCCCAGTTCCCTCCACAGCCCCAAGCAAGACAACATCATCTCTGTCTTCTACACGATTGTCACCCCAGCCCTGAACCCCCTCATCTACAGCCTGAAGAATAAAGAGGTGATGGGGGCTTTGAGGAGGGTCCTGGGAAAACACATACTATAG